Within Natator depressus isolate rNatDep1 chromosome 6, rNatDep2.hap1, whole genome shotgun sequence, the genomic segment ACAGTCTTCACTAGCATTTATGTTCCTTCCAGACTCTCTACATTCAAGCCCTGTGTCATGGATGTTATTTATTTCTTGTACCTCTGTGGCTTCAGCTACTCTATCTGGCAGGTCCTTAGAAACATTAGCACTAAGGGTGGTATTGAGATCAACTCCCTTCTTTGCTACAAGTGTATGTTCAGGAGTTTCATGTAGGCTCTTCTGGTGTAGCTCTTCCTGGAGCATTATAGCAACTGCCTCTGAATTTGCTATTTCAGACTGAACGATGCACTGTGTGTGTTGATCAATGTCTGGTCTGGACTCTACCAAAAGCGCATTCTTCCCAGTGGAATTAAGTGAGTTCCTGTCACTTTTTTCAGACGCTTGGCTGAAGGATTGATCCATGCTAGATTTGACTGTTATTGCCAAATCCTCTGGTTCACTGCTAGCTTTATTCAAAATGCCCATCAGTTCATTTGCTTTAACACTGCAGTCTGATTCTTCTGTTATTTCAGAATGGCTGGGTTTTTTCTTGCCTCTTGAGAACCGTATACAGGGAATTTTAAGCCCAGAACTAACCTGATTCTTTGGAAAACTTTGCAAGCCAGGATCCTCAGCATTTATCTCCAGTTGCACTTGAGAATCAGAGTGTGTCTGCTTCCTTGAAGATTTTGACCTTCTCTTAGGTGTCACTAGACGTTTTATAGTTGTCCAGGTTCCCCTTGATGACTGAGATTGGTTGGAAACTTCCCCTTCTCCTGGGGCTGCACTGATGGATTGGCTTGTATGTTTCAAGGTTACAGTGTCTTCTTCACAGACACTTTTCATCTCCAATGCCTTCTTACATGgcttctttcttttcttaaaacaaaacattgtgagTTTTTCTGCCTGTTCTTCAGTTGAAGAGCACAGTTTTGCTGCACTAGGATTTTCTGATTGTGCTGTGTTTTCCATTTGAATTTCTTTAGCTGCCTTCTCCATATTTGTGGTCCTGCCTTCTAATTTCttcatatatttttcttttctattaaCCCATCAGATAAATTAATTGCAGGTAAGCTCAGAGTGCAGTTCTTTGAAATTTCATCCAAAAAACATGAAATTACTTTTGTGAACTGACGAGGTGTTATGCAAAGAAATGTTCTGATGGACTTGTTACACTACATTTATATTTccactatgatttttttttcttacctgtCCTGAGAGAAAGACTGACTGGATAGATTATCACACACTTTACTGCAGTTTATCAAATAGGCTCAGTTTCATCTCTGGGATGGCCAACCTGAAACACTACTTGATACGAGGATATTATTTCAGCAACAGTTggacttttttaaaatggatgttAAATCAGACCAAGAATTGACCGTTTTCATTTTATGATGGGCATCAATCAACAACTACTACTTGCTAATATGTTCATTATTTCACATTCTTTGAGCAATTGTATTGaagtgatattaaaaaaaaataaaagatacaCCAAGTGGCCTTATTTTGCCTCCAGTGATAGGGTcagctgtttttcctctttccttctttGCATTTCATTTGCTTTCAATTCATATTGCAAGGTTTGCCATTTATGTTGAAAAATATGGCATAGGCTTTCATCTCTCAAATTGCTTCATATGCATctgcaacaaaacaaacaaatgatgAAAAACAATGTCGTAAAAATGGATATACAATTTG encodes:
- the AKAP5 gene encoding A-kinase anchor protein 5, whose protein sequence is MKKLEGRTTNMEKAAKEIQMENTAQSENPSAAKLCSSTEEQAEKLTMFCFKKRKKPCKKALEMKSVCEEDTVTLKHTSQSISAAPGEGEVSNQSQSSRGTWTTIKRLVTPKRRSKSSRKQTHSDSQVQLEINAEDPGLQSFPKNQVSSGLKIPCIRFSRGKKKPSHSEITEESDCSVKANELMGILNKASSEPEDLAITVKSSMDQSFSQASEKSDRNSLNSTGKNALLVESRPDIDQHTQCIVQSEIANSEAVAIMLQEELHQKSLHETPEHTLVAKKGVDLNTTLSANVSKDLPDRVAEATEVQEINNIHDTGLECRESGRNINASEDCKSRERIMSFNQSAFKDDAVSVQSCLNEQLKLEENKDASGVSIVITITEADDEPDEEESNQDCKLSSISCEHKQKGNKISGNLNFSKLSNRKEAVVAGSGPRREAKVGSPAQSPNGLSDQEHGTSEQYELLLIETAASLVKAAIQSSIEQLVNEMALDHSKHNSVL